The genome window taattttctaagagATAATGatacttaaataaatatatatatatatatatatacacacaagggtacttcaaaaagctcacggaAAGATgcagattatcttttaattctacttctccatgaactttttgaagtgccctcgtgcGCGCGCATGCATATGTGCATTTGAGatgactaatttttattttgtgactcTTTTCTGTATCGTTTTACCAAAACAATCATTTAAAGGTTTAAGTCAGAGTGTTTTACTGTACTGGGTTCTTACTTGGTGCATTGGAAAGATACAGCATGTTGCAGACTATAAATTTTCCTATTAGCTTAACATGTAGGTCTCTGAGCTCAATCTGGTCAGCCATAGATTTAATATATGTCAAGTTAACGCTCGGCTAAGGATGTCCTGGATCTACAGCACCTGCTAAGAGCAGGGCTGTCACCCTTGCATTCCTTTCTTTACACCTGAGAGGAATCTATTACACCATGTAAGGGGGAAGAAATCTTTGCCCTTATATTCAAACTCTGTTATGCCACGTTTGGCATTAAATGCTTATCATTacctaaaagaaaaatgcagccaaattcaactttggaggaaaataaaaaccttATAGGTCCTTAGAAACCAGAGAAAGCTAAGACAGATAGCAGATTCTGTATCCCTAATGATGTTATTTCAACAAAGCATCACCTGCACTTCACCAAGGTCAGTTGAGTTGGGGAGAAAGAGAAGCAAATGCTAAGAAATTTGCCAAGGATATTAAACCTATGTTAAGTCCCAAAGAGTGGTGGGAGAAACGAGATTCCTTTCTTCGTTTCTCAGATACCCTTTGTTTTAAAGTTGTCCTCTAattctttcctcctctgtaatTTTTAATGATCACCCGTGGACACCACAGCTTTCAGGTGGTCGTCTGTATCAGCGTGAATAACGAAGTTATTAGTGGCTTGGAAGTTTGCACAGATAACTGGAAGTACACAGCTGATTACTACATCTAATTCCATCCTGAGCATTTCTCTTGGGTCAAGTCGAAACTGTGCCATCTTCCTGTGCAAAAACAGGCAGACACCCCCACCAAAGGTGAAATATTATGATCATTGACAGTGAACAGAAACCCATGGTAGAGACAGAATATCCTAgatttctctatttaaaaaaatcaaattcactgTGACTGGACACTATTGGTTTTTTGAGTTCTACAACTCCCCAGAATTGTCGAAAGTAACTTTGGAGCCAATCTGCTTGAGGACActaaaaaaaacctgaaatagGCCACCCATGGTGCCAAAAGCAGTGTCAAAGAACAGAGAGATGGTGCCACCAAGCCCCACTGTGATGTCCTTGCACACAATTGGAATTGCGGACATGGTGTACACAGGGAAAGAGGCCACGTCCACAAGGACTCGAACAGGGATGCTTAGAACACGGCAAACAGCCTTCAGCAGACAACAGAGGATTCGGAGAATGGCCCTGATGATTCTGACCATGACCTTAAGCACCTTCCAGGGGATGCTCACCAACTCTTCCCCAATGGCCAAGAAGTATGAGATAGTGGCTGAGCCCAGGCGGTAAAGGCAACTTTCTATACCATTAATCACCTGCTTGGTAACATACCACAGGAAATAGACAATGTTCTTCAGGATTGCTACCATCAGGTAATAAATTAATTGGAAAATCTTGATGAATGGGGCAGCGATGAAGCCCAAGAGTTTTCCCAAAAAGCTACTACTCCCCTTGGATGCCTCTGGAGGCAACAGAGCAGACCTCTTGCTCCTGGTGCTGGGGAGGGTTCTAGAGCTCTCTTGAGATTGCACCATTCGCTCCTCATCCTGGACTTGGTTAACCACTTCcaggatttttttcattttctctgtgtcCTGCTCAGTTTCACCACAGTTGTTCTGGAACAGCTGAGGGTTAAACGGAAGCAGTTTCTCAAGATCTTTCACCATCACATCTTCTATGATATCACTGTCCCGAGTGTGCTTGATGAAGCCCATGGCCCAGCCTCCTCCAGGGACAGCACAACAGGCCGCCAGCCAAACAAACTCAGGGATGGTCACTTTGTCTTTCACCTTGCGGTCTGAGGGCACTGCACCTGTGATGATATATAGGTCTTCTCCATTGCCACACTGTGGGATCAAGGCCCGGTCCATTAGGCTGTTGAGATTCGTGTACCACCGTTCCTGGAAGGACTGGGTCATCGGAACTGAGTTCGTGAGAGTGAATGTGGCCACCTGGAAATCACTGCTAAGGGGTAATGGGTACAGCTGTCCTCTTTGGTAATCAGAATCAAGGTAATCTGTATTCAAGGCTTGCTTGTTTCCCAGGTTGTTCACAGAAGTGATGGCCTCAGCCTCATTAATCACCTCCACAAGGCTGCTGTTGGGATcatcaatctgaaagaagaaaacaagttgAGATGCATCCCTGTTCACAGCAGACGGAAGCACTGAATCATTCTGCCAAGACTTGGAGAAGTGCCTATTACTGTATCATTTCTAATGCTCAGGTTTGGAAGGACTTGCCTCTCTGGTGCACAAACACTTCATTCTAATATCCCACAATCTTGGTGTTTGAAAGCATCTTTCAGATCGGCTTCTGCTGTCTTTCTCCCCGTGTTTTCCCCACCCATGCTCTGTGGTAACACCCtgtcactcacacacacccatacacacccTTGTAACATTCTTTTCTAATCTACTGCAGTTTTATGAATTTCATAGttcttttttggaatattttcccaTGAGATTCTAAGTagttgtaaaaatgaaaacaaaggaagagtAGATCTCAACAGGCCCATAAAAATCGGAACTGCAACTCAGATAATCCTCCATCAATACTGGCTGCAATTTAATGCATCCTTAATGAACGTTCACACATTTGGGGATATATGAAAAACAATCAACTCTAATCAAAATATTTCaatcaaatgagagaaaatatatagTCTGGTGTCAGTTATTAGATACTTACCATGCAAACTAAAATTCAAGTCGATTGCTATTTGAACTTaatatctccccccccccaacatttGCTATTaccaataaattcattttctgtctTGGCCAATCTAGATAGGTGCTATATACTAACTATAATCAACATATACATCCTTTCTTGGTtctgcttgcttgctttttttctttttttagttcaaCAGCATAATGtatattttcactttattgatcTAGAAGGACAAAAGGAAAGAGCTCAGGATTAACCTAGGACTATGTTTTTACCTACAAAACTAGATGGTAAATTCCTTGACTCTACAGATGATGTATATTCCCCATAGGACCTAGCCCAAGATCTGACACACACTAGATATCAAGGCACTCTTGTTAATCGTTATGCCCTGAGATGACCCACATGCAGTATTTATAACAGCAAGAAGTTGAACCAACCCACATTTTCAAAACTGGGGAAAGGTTAAGTAAATAATGTTATATCCATCAAAGAAATATCTTAAAACCATTACAAAGCACTTGTAATTATAAAGAATTTGTAGTGATGGGGAAGTATATGCTACAAGGCTGAAAGGAAAAGGcaatttttacaaaattgaatgatcacaatttttttaaatgcctaaaaACATGCAAGAAAAAACTTTGGAAGGAAGCACATGAAATGTCAATAGTGGTTGTTGGATTCCTGGAAATGCAAGTgatattttttccctctattttcttgtttttctccttgT of Cynocephalus volans isolate mCynVol1 chromosome 4, mCynVol1.pri, whole genome shotgun sequence contains these proteins:
- the ENDOD1 gene encoding endonuclease domain-containing 1 protein encodes the protein MGTPRWLALGSLLALAALLEGRLLGEGEAGFGECDKFFYAETPPAGLAADAHVKICQRSEGAERFATLYSLRDRIPVYSAFRAPRPAPGGTEQRWLVEPQIDDPNSSLVEVINEAEAITSVNNLGNKQALNTDYLDSDYQRGQLYPLPLSSDFQVATFTLTNSVPMTQSFQERWYTNLNSLMDRALIPQCGNGEDLYIITGAVPSDRKVKDKVTIPEFVWLAACCAVPGGGWAMGFIKHTRDSDIIEDVMVKDLEKLLPFNPQLFQNNCGETEQDTEKMKKILEVVNQVQDEERMVQSQESSRTLPSTRSKRSALLPPEASKGSSSFLGKLLGFIAAPFIKIFQLIYYLMVAILKNIVYFLWYVTKQVINGIESCLYRLGSATISYFLAIGEELVSIPWKVLKVMVRIIRAILRILCCLLKAVCRVLSIPVRVLVDVASFPVYTMSAIPIVCKDITVGLGGTISLFFDTAFGTMGGLFQVFFSVLKQIGSKVTFDNSGEL